In the genome of Coraliomargarita algicola, one region contains:
- a CDS encoding putative colanic acid biosynthesis acetyltransferase, which produces MKSQELNTPTYQSELTFKNKLGRLLWGIVYVFLFRPSPRVLHGWRCWLLNRFGARVASSAKIYPSARIWAPWNLEIGERAILGDRVDCYSVAPISIGMGAVVSQDACLCGATHNCDSAGFELIPKPIHIGPKAWVCARAFVTPGVTLAEGAVAGAAAVVTKDVTEWQIVGGNPARLIRSRARF; this is translated from the coding sequence ATGAAATCTCAAGAGTTGAATACGCCAACCTATCAATCCGAGCTCACATTTAAGAATAAGCTCGGGCGCTTACTCTGGGGCATTGTCTATGTCTTTTTGTTTCGTCCGAGTCCGCGCGTGCTGCATGGCTGGCGTTGTTGGTTGCTGAATCGTTTTGGAGCTCGCGTGGCGTCCAGTGCGAAGATCTATCCCTCCGCTCGTATTTGGGCACCTTGGAATCTTGAAATCGGCGAACGTGCGATTTTGGGAGACCGTGTGGATTGTTATAGTGTGGCCCCCATCAGTATTGGAATGGGGGCAGTTGTCAGTCAGGATGCCTGTTTATGTGGGGCAACGCATAATTGCGATAGTGCCGGATTTGAGTTGATTCCCAAGCCGATCCACATCGGCCCGAAAGCGTGGGTGTGTGCACGCGCCTTTGTCACACCCGGCGTGACACTGGCTGAGGGAGCGGTTGCCGGTGCGGCGGCTGTCGTGACGAAGGATGTGACGGAGTGGCAAATTGTGGGCGGTAATCCGGCAAGGCTTATCCGTTCACGTGCACGCTTTTAG
- a CDS encoding UDP-glucose 6-dehydrogenase, with protein sequence MKICCIGAGYVGGPTMAMIAHKCADHTVTVVDLNQSRIDAWNSDTLPIYEPGLDAVVREARGKNLFFSTDVDTAIHEAEMIFISVNTPTKTYGVGAGRAADLRFIEKCARKIAEVSQGDKIVVEKSTLPVRTAESVKRILQANSKGRKFQILSNPEFLAEGTAIADLQNPDRVLIGGEQSPDGLLAIQKLVDVYANWVPREQIITTNLWSSELSKLTANAFLAQRISSINAISALCEATEANVDEVATAIGTDSRIGPKFLKSSVGFGGSCFQKDILNLVYLCQHFGLPEVANYWEGVITMNDYQKHRFARRVISTLFNTVSDKRIAVLGFAFKKDTNDTRESAAIYICEDLIKEHANLAIYDPKVTEVQIRQDLNVSVENPHVSVCEDAYTATEGAHAVLILTEWDEFKTLDYQRIYDQMQMPAFLFDGRNLLDLEALNRIGFEASGIGQG encoded by the coding sequence ATGAAAATTTGTTGTATTGGAGCGGGCTACGTTGGTGGTCCTACGATGGCGATGATTGCGCACAAATGTGCGGATCATACTGTGACTGTGGTTGATTTGAATCAGTCGCGCATTGATGCGTGGAATTCGGATACTTTACCGATCTATGAACCCGGGTTGGATGCGGTGGTTCGGGAGGCTCGTGGAAAAAATTTATTTTTCTCCACGGACGTGGACACTGCGATTCATGAAGCGGAGATGATTTTTATAAGTGTTAATACGCCCACCAAAACTTACGGTGTCGGCGCGGGGCGTGCCGCAGATTTGCGTTTTATCGAAAAGTGTGCACGCAAAATTGCGGAAGTTTCTCAAGGCGACAAAATTGTGGTTGAAAAATCTACTTTGCCGGTGCGCACTGCGGAGTCTGTTAAACGTATCTTGCAAGCCAATTCAAAGGGGCGAAAATTTCAAATTTTGTCCAATCCTGAGTTCTTGGCGGAAGGCACCGCAATTGCCGATCTCCAGAACCCCGACCGCGTATTAATCGGAGGCGAGCAAAGCCCCGATGGCTTGCTCGCTATTCAGAAGTTAGTCGACGTCTATGCCAATTGGGTGCCGCGTGAGCAGATTATAACTACAAATCTATGGTCTTCTGAGTTGTCGAAGTTGACGGCGAATGCTTTTCTCGCGCAGCGTATTTCCTCGATCAATGCGATTTCCGCCTTGTGTGAAGCCACTGAAGCGAATGTGGACGAAGTGGCCACCGCGATTGGCACGGATAGTCGCATCGGACCAAAGTTTCTTAAATCATCGGTTGGTTTTGGTGGGTCTTGCTTTCAGAAAGATATTCTGAATTTGGTTTATCTTTGTCAGCATTTTGGCCTGCCGGAAGTTGCGAATTACTGGGAAGGTGTCATTACGATGAATGACTATCAAAAGCATCGTTTCGCCCGGCGTGTGATTTCAACTCTGTTCAATACCGTTTCGGATAAGCGAATTGCAGTCTTGGGATTTGCTTTTAAGAAGGATACCAATGATACACGGGAATCGGCCGCAATCTATATTTGTGAGGACTTGATTAAAGAGCATGCGAATCTTGCAATTTATGACCCGAAGGTGACTGAGGTGCAAATCCGGCAAGACTTGAATGTTTCGGTTGAGAATCCCCATGTGTCCGTTTGTGAAGATGCGTACACAGCAACTGAAGGAGCGCACGCAGTGTTGATCCTGACTGAATGGGATGAGTTTAAGACATTGGATTATCAGCGGATATACGATCAAATGCAAATGCCTGCGTTTTTGTTTGATGGTCGTAATTTACTTGATTTGGAAGCTCTCAATCGAATTGGTTTTGAAGCGTCGGGCATTGGGCAGGGGTAG
- a CDS encoding UDP-glucuronic acid decarboxylase family protein, giving the protein MRILITGGAGFLGSHLCERLLNEGNEVICLDNFFTGRKSNVAHLLPNSNFELMRHDVIDPFKVEVDQIYNLACPASPVHYQYNPIKTTKTSVMGAINCLGLAKRVNARVFQASTSEVYGDPDVHPQPESYWGHVNTIGIRSCYDEGKRCAETLFFDYHREHQVDIRVVRIFNTYGPRMLADDGRVVSNFIVQALQGQDITVYGEGQQTRSFCYVDDLIEGFVRLMNQEQVVGPMNIGNPNEFTILQLAQRVIELTGSQSKIVYRPMPQDDPKQRQPDIRQAREVLDWEPQVQLDAGLKATIDYFAQQL; this is encoded by the coding sequence ATGCGTATATTAATCACCGGCGGTGCTGGTTTTTTAGGTTCACACCTATGTGAACGTCTTCTAAATGAAGGGAATGAAGTGATCTGCTTGGATAACTTCTTTACTGGACGAAAGTCAAATGTGGCGCATCTACTGCCGAATTCTAATTTTGAATTGATGCGGCACGATGTGATCGATCCGTTTAAGGTAGAAGTGGATCAGATTTATAATTTGGCCTGCCCGGCCTCTCCTGTACATTATCAATATAATCCGATCAAGACCACTAAGACATCGGTGATGGGGGCTATCAATTGTCTCGGTTTGGCTAAGCGTGTGAATGCGCGGGTTTTTCAGGCTTCAACTTCTGAAGTTTATGGCGATCCCGATGTGCATCCTCAGCCAGAGAGCTACTGGGGCCATGTCAATACGATTGGGATTCGCTCTTGCTATGATGAAGGCAAGCGCTGTGCGGAAACCTTGTTCTTCGATTATCACCGTGAGCACCAGGTCGACATTCGGGTTGTGCGTATTTTTAATACTTACGGGCCGCGGATGTTGGCGGATGATGGCCGAGTGGTTTCAAACTTTATTGTGCAAGCTTTGCAGGGCCAAGACATCACCGTCTATGGCGAAGGACAGCAGACTCGCTCCTTTTGCTATGTAGATGATTTGATTGAGGGCTTCGTGCGTTTGATGAATCAGGAGCAGGTCGTCGGGCCAATGAATATTGGGAATCCGAATGAATTCACTATTCTTCAGTTGGCCCAGCGTGTGATTGAGCTGACCGGCAGCCAGTCAAAGATTGTCTACCGCCCAATGCCGCAGGATGATCCGAAGCAACGACAGCCGGATATCCGTCAAGCGCGTGAAGTGCTGGATTGGGAGCCTCAGGTTCAGTTAGATGCAGGCTTGAAGGCTACAATTGATTATTTTGCGCAGCAGCTTTAG
- a CDS encoding glycosyltransferase: MAIHRALSSKDTIGFEQISELTPAPMRIWIVNPFDQLPNETDVPLRYWALCRTFATLGHQVIWWSSDFSHLTKSKRKPCPDTDGFSIRLIDTPPYTKNISFARLKNHRQFAQGFFHEAMSALKSGQLLPPDRIVVSLPPLGVAEQAFRIRDWLNRSVQLQQPNQDSKHSVSQNEAPSSHSPLPTLNSAAKPLHTLHSSMISPCEVILDIMDAWPETFYQALPKSLRKALGPRLLAPMHRSARRAYQGADKISAVGQSYLDLAETYLHSPSAIRHPPLQATCAGVAGQSPKPMHLCYHGTDLERFQRSKCMEQNRSDALQPSNTTAETKETTATTKKTTAKAHRSVGPQTTPIQLDDHGSDAERAVESAERKTEDGELGAENRSQQSKVSLSTEKEAQHVRQHARRSLGKGGSEATIHSVEDRSQTPHVPLPTPNSAAKPLQAIYLGAMGTGYDLETIILVAAKWKAEGRFPVQIHLVGDGPQLEKLKTLAQANALTTPTPPQSYAPKPQSPQTSNFKLPRVVFHGYLQKDAIAERFAAADLALVANRPQSLVACPYKAGEYAAAALPMISCLAGELGQLLTEWDAGSEYKEGDVDSLHAAFENYLSDSNRLASQSLHARQMAEAHFDRSASYPRLVEFMTDPTRLVEFITDPTRLS; the protein is encoded by the coding sequence GTGGCTATCCATCGAGCACTCTCATCCAAAGACACGATTGGCTTCGAACAGATTTCGGAGCTTACCCCGGCACCGATGCGCATCTGGATCGTCAACCCATTCGATCAACTTCCCAATGAAACGGATGTGCCGCTTCGCTACTGGGCGCTCTGTCGCACCTTTGCCACACTAGGTCATCAGGTCATTTGGTGGTCCTCCGACTTTTCGCACCTCACGAAATCCAAACGTAAGCCCTGCCCCGATACCGACGGCTTCTCGATCCGCCTAATTGACACACCTCCCTACACTAAAAACATTAGCTTCGCCCGCTTAAAAAACCACCGACAATTCGCTCAAGGTTTTTTCCACGAAGCCATGAGCGCCCTAAAGTCCGGACAACTCTTGCCTCCGGACCGCATCGTGGTCTCACTGCCCCCACTCGGCGTGGCCGAGCAAGCCTTCCGGATCAGGGACTGGCTCAATCGTAGCGTGCAGCTTCAGCAACCGAATCAAGACTCCAAGCACTCAGTCTCGCAAAACGAAGCCCCCTCCTCCCACTCCCCACTCCCCACTCTAAACTCAGCGGCAAAGCCGCTGCACACTCTCCACTCCAGTATGATTTCGCCCTGCGAAGTCATACTGGACATTATGGACGCCTGGCCGGAAACATTTTACCAAGCTCTGCCCAAATCATTGCGCAAAGCACTAGGCCCGCGGCTACTCGCTCCTATGCATCGCAGCGCACGACGCGCCTATCAAGGCGCCGACAAAATTAGTGCGGTCGGCCAAAGCTACCTAGATCTCGCAGAGACATATCTACATTCGCCATCCGCCATCCGCCATCCGCCATTACAGGCGACTTGTGCGGGCGTCGCGGGGCAGAGCCCCAAGCCGATGCATCTGTGCTACCACGGCACCGACTTGGAGCGCTTTCAACGCTCTAAATGCATGGAACAAAACAGGAGCGATGCGCTTCAGCCATCGAATACAACGGCGGAGACAAAAGAAACGACGGCTACGACGAAAAAAACGACGGCTAAAGCGCATCGCTCCGTAGGACCACAGACAACGCCGATTCAACTCGACGACCACGGTAGCGACGCGGAGCGCGCAGTAGAAAGTGCAGAGCGGAAAACGGAGGACGGGGAGCTAGGCGCAGAGAACAGAAGTCAGCAATCAAAAGTCAGCTTATCCACCGAGAAGGAAGCGCAGCACGTGCGCCAACACGCCCGACGTAGCCTAGGCAAAGGAGGCAGCGAAGCCACAATCCACAGCGTCGAAGACAGATCCCAGACTCCCCACGTCCCACTCCCCACCCCAAACTCAGCGGCGAAGCCGCTGCAGGCGATTTACCTCGGCGCAATGGGCACAGGCTACGACCTGGAAACCATCATTCTAGTTGCAGCCAAATGGAAAGCCGAAGGGCGTTTTCCCGTCCAAATTCATCTCGTCGGTGATGGCCCACAACTCGAAAAACTAAAAACACTCGCGCAAGCAAACGCCCTCACCACTCCAACACCCCCTCAAAGCTACGCCCCAAAACCACAGTCCCCCCAAACTTCAAACTTCAAACTTCCGCGCGTCGTCTTTCATGGTTATTTACAAAAAGACGCGATTGCTGAGCGCTTCGCAGCGGCCGACTTAGCTTTGGTGGCGAACCGACCACAGAGCCTAGTCGCCTGTCCTTATAAGGCTGGCGAGTACGCGGCGGCAGCGTTACCTATGATTTCGTGCCTAGCTGGAGAGCTCGGACAACTGCTCACTGAATGGGACGCAGGCTCGGAATACAAAGAAGGCGACGTGGATTCACTCCACGCCGCCTTCGAAAATTATTTAAGCGATTCTAACAGACTCGCAAGCCAAAGCCTACATGCCCGCCAAATGGCTGAAGCACACTTTGATCGCTCTGCTAGCTACCCAAGGCTAGTCGAATTTATGACAGACCCCACAAGGCTAGTCGAATTTATAACAGACCCCACAAGGCTCAGTTAG